From one Anopheles bellator chromosome 1, idAnoBellAS_SP24_06.2, whole genome shotgun sequence genomic stretch:
- the LOC131215687 gene encoding integumentary mucin C.1-like, whose translation MKLAVCAALVLVATLALGSPLDDSHRAALFRRTRIGPKVYKHEDQSRPGIPVADNQDTPAASGEVSARAAKPPAKELPASVPAASDESSAPSAPVAPGKPGLNRLFARKKYSPLLRSDGSLKGAASESATTVPSSTEAAVDSSDGPGSSVATSTRRTRPTRPGKVPRVTSPKPTVSVKPTKISSRFSKPTPEPTDSTVTPVTQRTTRGRRTRPSKPPKGGPVPVTEATTTTSTAPSTTSTTSTTTAAPTTPVPTTPSSTTTTTTTVGPTTSTSTVADPGVLVEGTSVVHSSVRGETSSSSASPTTTVTPSTTTTTAAPPPPPGDADDDEVPAPITTNGQQQPSEPVARPDRDRDDETLVFSRAPSGPKADRVIPVVERQDDASAEDDSGPLRATSFERADDRK comes from the exons ATGAAACTGGCGGTATGCGccgcgctggtgctggtggcgacGCTGGCCCTGGGCAGCCCCCTGGACGacagccaccgggcggcgctGTTCCGCCGAACCCGCATCGGTCCCAAAG TCTACAAGCACGAGGACCAGAGCCGCCCCGGCATCCCCGTAGCCGACAACCAGGACACGCCGGCGGCGTCCGGCGAGGTGTCGGCCCGTGCCGCCAAGCCACCGGCCAAGGAGCTGCCGGCGTCGgtgccagcggccagcgatgAGTCCTCGGCGCCTTCAGCTCCGGTTGCTCCTGGCAAACCCGGCCTGAATCGGTTGTTTGCCCGCAAGAAGTACAGCCCGCTGTTGCGCTCGGACGGATCGCTGAAGGGCGCGGCCAGTGAGTCGGCAACGACGGTCCCCAGCTCCACGGAAGCCGCAGTGGACTCGTCAGACGGTCCCGGCTCGtcagtggccaccagcacacgCCGCACGCGCCCAACGCGTCCTGGCAAAGTGCCTCGGGTCACCTCACCCAAACCGACCGTCTCGGTGAAACCGACCAAGATTTCGTCCCGCTTCTCGAAGCCCAccccggaaccgaccgacagcacGGTGACCCCCGTCACCCAGCGGACGACGCGCGGCCGAAGGACGCGCCCTTCGAAGCCACCGAAGGGTGGCCCAGTTCCGGTGACGGAagccacaaccaccaccagcacggcgCCTTCCACAACTTCCACCACttccacgacgacggctgcTCCGACAACGCCTGTTCCAACCACGCCctcatccaccaccaccaccaccaccacggtcgGACCTACGACTTCAACTTCAACGGTGGCCGATCCCGGCGTGCTGGTCGAAGGCACCTCCGTCGTCCACTCGTCCGTGAGGGGCGAGACCAGCTCCTCGTCCGCGAGCCCTACAACCACCGTGACCCcatcgacgacaacgacgaccgcggcaccgccgccgccgccgggtgacGCAGACGATGATGAGGTTCCGGCCCCGATCACCAccaacgggcagcagcaaccctcGGAGCCGGTTGCCCGTCCGGACCGGGATCGGGACGATGAGACGCTCGTGTTCAGCCgggcaccgagcggccccAAGGCCGACCGGGTGATCCCGGTCGTCGAGCGGCAGGACGATGCGTCCGCCGAGGACGACAGCGGGCCCCTGCGGGCCACCAGCTTCGAGCGGGCGGATGACCGGAAGTAG